The genomic interval TCTATGGGACCATGAAGcacttttcccccttctctgttcACCAGGGCGCACCTTCCCAGCCTGACAGCTTGCAGCAGAGAGATGAAGTTCTGGTCTGCCTGCCTCCACACTTCGGTCAGCTCCAGAGTCACTGGGACACACCTTTTCCAGCTCTTGGCCTGGTGGGGGTAGGGTAGGGGTTTCAGGGAGAAGAGCAGGCACCTGTCGGGGGCCAGGGCCGGAGGGTGAGTGATACCTGAAAGCAGAACTTTGGGGGCTGGGAGCCCTTGGTTACAGGTGGCAGCTGTAGGAAGTCCCCACAGATGATGAGCTGGATCCCTCCAAAAGGCTTATCCTGTTGCCGGACAGCTCTGCATAGGAGCATGGGGGAATTTAAAAGCTGAGGTGGCCAGGTTCCAGATGGAAAACCACCAAAACCCAGCCCTTGCTGCACATACTGACCTGGCCACTGCTTCCAGCTTGTCAAACAGGTCAGCCTCCACCATGGAGATCTCATCGATGACTAGCCGCTGGCAGTTCAGCCAGCCTTGCCGCACAGCTGGCCGCTGGGCCAGGGCCACACACTGGGCTAGGGGAGCCTGGCCTGAGCCGATGCCTGTGAGTGATACCATGCAGCCTGAGACCCTAGCCATGTCTCAGCCCAGAGCCCCCTCTCCCATCTCACAGGACTGGCTGGCTTCCTGCTCAAGCCCCAGAGGTTCCCACTTACCTGCAAAAGCATGGAGCGTGGTACCCCCGATGTGGCAGGCTGCCGCCCCAGTGCTGGCAGTAGCCACAGTACCTGTGGGAGGCAGTGAGCCCAGGATACGCTTCAGCAGATAAGACTTCCCTGTCCCTGGAGAGAGGGTAAAGTCAGGGTCTCCTGCTCCTCTATCCTACCCCATCAccgttcccccaacccccaacgctgcccacccccccactaCCTGCACTCCCAGTGAAGAAGATGCTCTGGCCTTTCAGGACAACCCTTAGCACAGCAGCCTGCTCCTTAGAAAGCTGTGGTTTTGTTGGGGGCAAGCTCAGCCTCTTCACAGGCAAGGGCCATCTTGGGGCTTCCTGTGGGGGGACAGGATTATCTTAGGGCTTCCTACTCCCACTTAGGCATGGCCCCTCCCTTCTTAGCCTGTGTGCCATGCTAGGCCTGGTAGCCCTTTGTGTCTCCGCTGGTTTCATTCCTTGAAGCCCGTGGGCAGTTTTGGTTCCCCAGGAGATCTTACTAATAACTACTCCAGGCCAGGTCTCTCCTTGAGGAAGGGCTCAGGGCTGGATCTCCACTGATCCCTGGTGCCCTGGTAACTGCACTGGGTGGGTCTGGATCCTCCCTTGGCTCTGTCTCCTGGTTTCCCTAAATCTCCTGGTTCTCTCACAGGTCCTTCCTTCTCACTTCTCTTCCCATCACAAACCTGCCTGTCTCACAGCAATACCCTGCCTGGCTCCATCTCCATCTTCTCCCCAGCTTAGTCTCAAAACCCTGTGGTCTGTGATCCAGGCGTCCCAGTTCACAAACACTGTCAGACCTTCCAGACTCTGTCCCCTCCAACTGATCAGACCTGTTGGCTGCGCCTGACACTGCTGGCCACTTCTCTCCAAGAgctcctctccttctccaggcCCAACAGCCTCCGACTTTTTCTTATGaaatctccttctctttctcttttaccaTGAGGTGGGCCTGCTCTTCCTGTTCTAGCTTACTCAGGGATTGCACTCAGAAACACAGGCACAATTCCCACATCTCTGTCATGCTCAGATGTTGGATGGGCATCTCCTCTGAGATAACCAGCAACCCCCTCCCATGTCctgccaccacctccccccaccccaacttggGCCCCTGGGTCTCTTCCATCTCAGGGGCACACCCCTCCTTGAGGCGTCCCCCCTTTCCTGGGCTCACAGTGCTGGGCTTGGCTCCCGCCTGGGGTTCCAGGGGCCGCTTCACTGGCGTGGCATGCGGGACCCGGGTGGCCGCCGCGCGCTGCATCTCCTCGGGCTGCACGGGGCTGATGGTGACGAAGTCGCGGGGCCGCGGTCCCAGTAGCTGCGCCCGGGCGGAGGCCGGCCCGGGCCCCGGGGCCGCGGCCAGCTTGAGGCGCAGCGTGCGCAGGAAGCGTCGCAGGCGGTCGGGGGGACAGTCGGAGAGCAGCAGCTGCACAGCGCCTGCCCCGGGGACGCCGTCGGTGGGGAGCCGCAGTGTGCTGCGTCCCGCCGCCGCAAAGCGCGTGAAGAGACGCGCGGCCCGCAGAGGGAAGCAGCGCGGCCGCCCCTCGGACCCAGGCGCCTGCAGCCGCAGCAGCAACTCGCGGCGCTCATTCCGCCCCAGGCTCAGCTCCGCAGAGCGTAAGGCCTGGCGCTTTCGCGGCTGCCCGCCTGGGCTCAGCTCCTCCAGAGCCACGCGGCACCGCAGCTCCGCGTCCTCGAATCCCGCAGGCGCTGCCTGGGTGCCCGATAGCATCGCCACCGCTTCTGCAAATCTGCAAAAAGTCCGGAGAGCCGGAGTCATAAGGACTCAGTGGACCTAATAGGGAGCCCGGTCAAGGCCACAGAAGTTCACGGAAGCTGTCACTGGTAAGACAAAGAGGTCACGGAGACGGCAAGAGGGACCTGGGATCAACCGAAATTCACGCAGACATTACTCTCTTACCAGTATTTTCCAGAGAGGTGGACGGGGCAGCGTCAAATGCACTCAGGAATGGTGAGCCTCAGCTGTCCGACTTCTGAACAAAAAAGAAGCCTGATTCCAAGAAGCCCAGAGCGGGCAAGGGAATCCCGAGTCCTCTCCCAAGGAAGCAAGGGAAGCTTAAGTGGAGAGATGAGCCAGGGCACATTCTGTCTTCCAAATACGTTCAGTGGTTTACATGCAGCCAGGTCAGTCTCACTATTCCCCGTGTACATTAGTGGAAACAGAGTGGGAGAGGTTACAACGACTGGTAGGAGTCAGAGTTAGTGTGATTCCCAAGCCCTGACTCTTCCTTCCCATCTCAAAGTGGGCACCGGGTAGAGAATGTTTGGCTGGGGAAATCGCCGGGGACCCCGGAGCTCGGGAAACCATGTTTCCTCCGTCTGACCCACTCGTCTGCACCCTCCCGGCAGAGACCCTTtgaaaaagcaggctctctgtctaCCACCTCTGGGCTCGCGTGGACACTCACTTGCACCGGTACTCGGACGAACACGCTGACCAGACCCGGCCCCTAGTGAACCTCGGGCAGTAAGAACTTTCAAATACTAGAAGTAGAAAATCACCCTATTACCGGCCGGATCTTTAAATTCTCCAGCCAATCAGAGGCAGGGGCGTGACAACGGGCGTCTTTTCCCAGAGCTTGGGCTGTACCAATTGCAAGGCGGCGAGAGGAGGCTTATTGTGGTGGGCGAGTACACCAAATCTCGTGCACCAGcgggagaggtgggaagggggagagctCGGCCACGCGTGATGTTGTGTCACCCAATGCCGCTTGAAGATTTGTTTTTAGAACAATACCTCCAACACGCTTTTTCTCGGTCCAGCCCTCACACTGCGGCTGAACTTGGCCTTTGGAAAGAGCTGCCTCTGATCCCACCCACCCGTGTTTACCTTTACTTGGCAGTTGCCCACTCCTGCGCGGACTACCCCGAGGTAACCACCCCCACAACCCTCATCGCCCCCCACTGCTCTTTCCACTTTTCTGTGCCTCTGTAAGGGTCAGTTTACTCATTTGTCTCTCACCAGGCTGAGGCCCTTTGGGGAGGAATTCCAAAACCTGCGCCAGGTGCTCAGGAAGTACAAAGAAGTACGTGAGCCGCTGTCTTCAGGGAATTCGTATCCCTTTTGTTGCACTGGATGctggataatttatttatttttaaaaagattttatttatttatttgacagagatcacaagtaggcagagaggcaggcagagagagacgggaagcaggctccccactgagcagagagcccgacgcggggctcgatcccagaccctgggaccatgaccggagctgaagacagaggccttaacccactgagccacccaggcgccccttgataatttttttttttaaagattttatttatttatttgacagagagagatcacaagtaggcagagaggcaggcagagagagagagaggaggaagcaggctccctgctgagcagagagcccgatgcgggactcgatccgaggaccctgagatcatgacctgagccaaaggcagcggcttaaccccctgagccacccaggcgcccctttatttttaattatcttttcttcccccttattGAGGCTTGGCATTTATTAGCTGGAAGGGATCTTTCAGGTGAGTCACCCTCCAGATTTATTGccctcatttttcaaatgaggctCCAACAGATTTTACCAAAGGCCACATAGCTTGCAGATAGCAAAACAAAGCCTTGAATCCGAGTCTCACCTGGTGTGAACATCTGCTGTTTACTGCACCACACTGCTCCCAGGGGACTAGTCGAACTTCATGAAGGGAATCTAGGCCTGCACTGGAATCTCAGCTCCTGAAAGCCCCTGCCGCGCCCCAGCCCTGCCAGTTAGAGGTTTCTCTAAGAGAGTTTCCTTAATGTCTcaaacctctgtttcctcatatataaaaatgGTGAGAGATGAAAATGTGATGATTGTGTAGctct from Mustela erminea isolate mMusErm1 chromosome 5, mMusErm1.Pri, whole genome shotgun sequence carries:
- the PIF1 gene encoding ATP-dependent DNA helicase PIF1 isoform X2; this encodes MGQWRRLGPLLPGTSSQGRAWTSRPVRIIGFAEAVAMLSGTQAAPAGFEDAELRCRVALEELSPGGQPRKRQALRSAELSLGRNERRELLLRLQAPGSEGRPRCFPLRAARLFTRFAAAGRSTLRLPTDGVPGAGAVQLLLSDCPPDRLRRFLRTLRLKLAAAPGPGPASARAQLLGPRPRDFVTISPVQPEEMQRAAATRVPHATPVKRPLEPQAGAKPSTEAPRWPLPVKRLSLPPTKPQLSKEQAAVLRVVLKGQSIFFTGSAGTGKSYLLKRILGSLPPTGTVATASTGAAACHIGGTTLHAFAGIGSGQAPLAQCVALAQRPAVRQGWLNCQRLVIDEISMVEADLFDKLEAVARAVRQQDKPFGGIQLIICGDFLQLPPVTKGSQPPKFCFQAKSWKRCVPVTLELTEVWRQADQNFISLLQAVRLGRCSDEVTRQLQATASHKVGRDGIVATRLCTHQDDVALTNERRLQELPGEMHTFKAMDSDPEQARTLDAQCPVSQILQLKLGAQVMLVKNLAVSRGLVNGARGVVIGFETEGRGLPQVRFLCGVTEVIRADRWTVQATGGQLLSRQQLPLQLAWAISIHKSQGMSLDCVEISLGRVFASGQAYVALSRARSLQGLRVLDFDPMVVRCDPRVLSFYAALRRGRGLSLKSPNDDEAASDQENEDPNL
- the PIF1 gene encoding ATP-dependent DNA helicase PIF1 isoform X4 yields the protein MLSGTQAAPAGFEDAELRCRVALEELSPGGQPRKRQALRSAELSLGRNERRELLLRLQAPGSEGRPRCFPLRAARLFTRFAAAGRSTLRLPTDGVPGAGAVQLLLSDCPPDRLRRFLRTLRLKLAAAPGPGPASARAQLLGPRPRDFVTISPVQPEEMQRAAATRVPHATPVKRPLEPQAGAKPSTEAPRWPLPVKRLSLPPTKPQLSKEQAAVLRVVLKGQSIFFTGSAGTGKSYLLKRILGSLPPTGTVATASTGAAACHIGGTTLHAFAGIGSGQAPLAQCVALAQRPAVRQGWLNCQRLVIDEISMVEADLFDKLEAVARAVRQQDKPFGGIQLIICGDFLQLPPVTKGSQPPKFCFQAKSWKRCVPVTLELTEVWRQADQNFISLLQAVRLGRCSDEVTRQLQATASHKVGRDGIVATRLCTHQDDVALTNERRLQELPGEMHTFKAMDSDPEQARTLDAQCPVSQILQLKLGAQVMLVKNLAVSRGLVNGARGVVIGFETEGRGLPQVRFLCGVTEVIRADRWTVQATGGQLLSRQQLPLQLAWAISIHKSQGMSLDCVEISLGRVFASGQAYVALSRARSLQGLRVLDFDPMVVRCDPRVLSFYAALRRGRGLSLKSPNDDEAASDQENEDPNL
- the PIF1 gene encoding ATP-dependent DNA helicase PIF1 isoform X1, which codes for MGSGQGEEFRKGLAGRFIFASLPSQLPHSQDKASPLLDLSLQVMPYPPGLPCMLWASHSWSLQFRFAEAVAMLSGTQAAPAGFEDAELRCRVALEELSPGGQPRKRQALRSAELSLGRNERRELLLRLQAPGSEGRPRCFPLRAARLFTRFAAAGRSTLRLPTDGVPGAGAVQLLLSDCPPDRLRRFLRTLRLKLAAAPGPGPASARAQLLGPRPRDFVTISPVQPEEMQRAAATRVPHATPVKRPLEPQAGAKPSTEAPRWPLPVKRLSLPPTKPQLSKEQAAVLRVVLKGQSIFFTGSAGTGKSYLLKRILGSLPPTGTVATASTGAAACHIGGTTLHAFAGIGSGQAPLAQCVALAQRPAVRQGWLNCQRLVIDEISMVEADLFDKLEAVARAVRQQDKPFGGIQLIICGDFLQLPPVTKGSQPPKFCFQAKSWKRCVPVTLELTEVWRQADQNFISLLQAVRLGRCSDEVTRQLQATASHKVGRDGIVATRLCTHQDDVALTNERRLQELPGEMHTFKAMDSDPEQARTLDAQCPVSQILQLKLGAQVMLVKNLAVSRGLVNGARGVVIGFETEGRGLPQVRFLCGVTEVIRADRWTVQATGGQLLSRQQLPLQLAWAISIHKSQGMSLDCVEISLGRVFASGQAYVALSRARSLQGLRVLDFDPMVVRCDPRVLSFYAALRRGRGLSLKSPNDDEAASDQENEDPNL
- the PIF1 gene encoding ATP-dependent DNA helicase PIF1 isoform X3; the encoded protein is MPYPPGLPCMLWASHSWSLQFRFAEAVAMLSGTQAAPAGFEDAELRCRVALEELSPGGQPRKRQALRSAELSLGRNERRELLLRLQAPGSEGRPRCFPLRAARLFTRFAAAGRSTLRLPTDGVPGAGAVQLLLSDCPPDRLRRFLRTLRLKLAAAPGPGPASARAQLLGPRPRDFVTISPVQPEEMQRAAATRVPHATPVKRPLEPQAGAKPSTEAPRWPLPVKRLSLPPTKPQLSKEQAAVLRVVLKGQSIFFTGSAGTGKSYLLKRILGSLPPTGTVATASTGAAACHIGGTTLHAFAGIGSGQAPLAQCVALAQRPAVRQGWLNCQRLVIDEISMVEADLFDKLEAVARAVRQQDKPFGGIQLIICGDFLQLPPVTKGSQPPKFCFQAKSWKRCVPVTLELTEVWRQADQNFISLLQAVRLGRCSDEVTRQLQATASHKVGRDGIVATRLCTHQDDVALTNERRLQELPGEMHTFKAMDSDPEQARTLDAQCPVSQILQLKLGAQVMLVKNLAVSRGLVNGARGVVIGFETEGRGLPQVRFLCGVTEVIRADRWTVQATGGQLLSRQQLPLQLAWAISIHKSQGMSLDCVEISLGRVFASGQAYVALSRARSLQGLRVLDFDPMVVRCDPRVLSFYAALRRGRGLSLKSPNDDEAASDQENEDPNL